A region from the Vibrio artabrorum genome encodes:
- a CDS encoding helix-turn-helix domain-containing protein, translating to MSKPLPFANLDLSSLGLTGPRPAEIITLPSHMDCHEHQYAQVVIGLKGQAEFEVSGKGNLVGPGQGCVVTASSDHAFGGVVGQSDILVLNMPMPSGDDPLMLEKINQLESSSVYFQLDLQIQKLIHMLVQEMQANPDDLLLSRACNDTVIALMQRHISAFETPVKDSRFDLEALDRYIEQHLANKISVAQLAGSVFLGESQFHMLFKEQMGITPHQYVLGKRIDRSRRLIEQGHLSLGQVAELAGFSGQSSFTHTFSRLQGMSPSQYKKKISVK from the coding sequence ATGTCAAAACCTTTACCCTTTGCAAACTTAGATTTGTCTTCGCTAGGCCTTACTGGTCCTCGCCCTGCCGAGATCATAACCTTGCCCTCGCATATGGATTGTCACGAACATCAATACGCACAGGTGGTTATCGGTTTAAAAGGTCAGGCAGAATTTGAAGTCAGTGGTAAAGGGAATTTAGTTGGCCCTGGTCAAGGTTGTGTGGTGACGGCAAGCTCTGATCATGCTTTCGGTGGAGTGGTTGGTCAATCGGATATTCTAGTGCTCAATATGCCCATGCCAAGTGGCGACGATCCGCTAATGTTAGAGAAGATTAACCAGTTGGAATCATCGAGTGTCTATTTCCAATTAGATCTACAAATTCAAAAGCTTATCCACATGTTAGTGCAAGAGATGCAAGCGAACCCCGATGATTTACTTTTGAGCCGAGCGTGTAACGATACCGTGATCGCGTTAATGCAAAGGCATATATCGGCATTCGAAACACCGGTTAAAGACTCGCGTTTTGATCTTGAAGCTTTAGATCGCTACATCGAACAGCATCTCGCCAATAAGATTTCTGTTGCTCAGCTTGCAGGCAGTGTGTTCTTAGGTGAAAGTCAGTTCCATATGTTATTTAAAGAACAAATGGGCATTACCCCGCATCAGTATGTGTTGGGTAAGCGCATTGATCGATCTCGACGTCTGATTGAGCAAGGTCACCTCAGCCTCGGTCAAGTTGCAGAACTGGCCGGATTCTCCGGTCAATCCTCCTTCACTCACACCTTTTCACGTCTTCAAGGCATGTCACCATCTCAATATAAAAAGAAAATTTCTGTTAAATAG
- a CDS encoding bifunctional diguanylate cyclase/phosphodiesterase, protein MTLYKQLVFGMVAVFILLMTSVFMIEFNTTRGYLEEQQRSEVNNTINTVGLALAPYLEEKDKVAVESVINALFDGSSYSIVRLVFLDGSDDIQRSYPVKPTGVPQWFTNLNLFEPIHDRRVITSGWMQLAEVEIVSHTGPAYDQLWQAFTHLLTVFTVIFLLGMISISWILKKALHPLSLIINKMDQIAKNQFGDPLIRPKTKDLILVVDGINHMSTQVELAFKNQAQEAQRLRERAYIDPVSQLGNRAYYMSQLNQWLEESSVGGLAVLQAQFISEEYDEKGYQEGDALVHQLAEQLQASILSPDITIARISSDEFGFIMPNVDESELKLVASSIVNCIQSLGSDPTGTANPHIALGVTYSSKRKTSTEIMSLVDNALSSAKANHELTYGYVTADDHGAVMGKQQWRMLVEEAIINDLITFRLQAANNAFGKTYHQEVFSAIEKDGVRYGANQYLYALEQLEISHILDQYVIEKMIEKLNTKDVTSPIAINISPSSISQPSFIRWIGRTLEQNTTIAHLLHFEIPENCFINVPHYTALLCNTIRNANAVFGVDNYGRNFQSLDYINEYRPSYVKLDYLFTHNLDDEKQKFTLTSISRTAHNLGVITIASRIETQTQLDILSDNYVEVFQGFIVDK, encoded by the coding sequence ATGACTTTATATAAACAACTGGTGTTTGGGATGGTTGCGGTGTTCATATTGCTGATGACGTCAGTTTTTATGATCGAATTCAATACCACCCGTGGCTACCTAGAAGAGCAGCAACGTTCTGAAGTGAATAATACCATTAATACGGTAGGGCTAGCCCTCGCCCCTTATCTAGAAGAAAAGGACAAGGTGGCCGTAGAATCTGTGATTAACGCTCTGTTTGATGGCAGTTCCTACTCCATCGTACGTTTAGTTTTTCTAGACGGCAGTGATGATATCCAGCGCTCATACCCAGTTAAACCAACAGGCGTACCACAATGGTTTACCAACCTTAACCTGTTTGAACCCATTCATGACCGACGTGTGATTACCAGCGGCTGGATGCAGTTAGCCGAAGTCGAGATCGTAAGCCATACCGGCCCTGCTTATGATCAACTTTGGCAAGCATTTACACACTTGTTGACCGTATTCACAGTGATTTTCTTACTGGGTATGATTTCCATTTCATGGATTCTCAAAAAAGCATTGCATCCATTATCATTGATCATCAACAAAATGGATCAAATAGCCAAGAATCAATTTGGCGACCCTTTAATTCGCCCGAAAACAAAAGACCTAATTTTGGTGGTCGACGGCATAAACCATATGTCGACTCAGGTCGAACTGGCTTTTAAAAACCAAGCCCAAGAAGCTCAACGACTTCGTGAACGTGCCTATATTGACCCTGTATCTCAACTTGGTAACCGAGCTTACTACATGTCGCAACTTAACCAATGGTTGGAAGAGTCGAGTGTCGGCGGGCTGGCAGTACTGCAAGCACAATTCATTAGTGAAGAGTACGATGAAAAAGGTTACCAAGAAGGGGATGCTTTAGTGCACCAACTGGCAGAACAATTACAGGCTTCGATTTTATCACCAGACATCACCATCGCCCGTATTTCTAGTGATGAGTTCGGTTTCATCATGCCAAACGTTGATGAGAGCGAACTGAAACTTGTCGCGAGCAGCATCGTAAACTGTATCCAAAGCCTAGGTTCAGACCCAACAGGCACTGCCAATCCACATATTGCGCTTGGTGTGACATACAGCAGCAAGCGTAAAACCAGTACTGAAATCATGTCGCTGGTGGATAATGCACTGTCAAGTGCTAAGGCAAATCATGAACTGACTTATGGCTACGTAACAGCCGACGATCATGGTGCAGTGATGGGTAAACAGCAATGGCGTATGTTGGTGGAAGAAGCGATCATTAACGACCTAATCACCTTCCGTCTTCAAGCTGCAAACAATGCCTTTGGTAAAACCTACCACCAAGAGGTGTTCTCTGCGATTGAAAAAGATGGCGTGCGTTACGGTGCCAATCAATACCTGTACGCACTAGAGCAACTCGAAATAAGCCATATTCTCGACCAATACGTTATCGAGAAGATGATTGAAAAGCTCAATACAAAAGATGTAACCAGTCCTATTGCCATTAACATATCACCAAGCAGTATTTCTCAGCCCAGTTTCATCCGCTGGATAGGTCGAACCTTGGAGCAAAATACCACCATCGCTCACCTTTTGCATTTTGAAATCCCGGAAAATTGTTTCATCAACGTTCCACATTACACCGCACTATTGTGTAATACCATTCGCAATGCCAATGCGGTATTTGGTGTCGATAACTACGGGCGTAATTTCCAATCGCTGGATTACATCAACGAATACCGTCCAAGTTATGTCAAGCTCGATTACTTATTCACCCATAATCTTGATGACGAAAAACAGAAATTCACCTTAACGTCAATCTCTAGAACCGCTCATAACCTAGGCGTAATCACAATTGCGTCTC
- the cueO gene encoding multicopper oxidase CueO, with translation MDRRTFIKNSTLTGIALSAFPSTYSFGSILDPVAKAPNNLQPLPIPPLIDTSQNELTQLNIINGMSEFYKGISTKTCGINADFLGPALKVRKGKTANIQVNNDLDETITLHWHGLEIPGSKDGGPHQMVKAGEAWKVELPITQPAATCWFHPHQYPRTAELVIRGIAGLIIIEDEESDALNLPSDWGINDIPVIIQDRKFNKQGQFDYELLDIINVATGFAGDTMLVNGALNPVVDVPQGWVRFRALNGSNARSYLLSFSDHREFYVVASDSGFLEKPVPMKSIHVSAGERFEILIKVDENTQCDLVTHPLHQMGMMAPPFDEIVPLLTIRSNQTVSKGTLPEQLTTIKRHKIEDVKTKRDFVLEMGEGLDYQAMMLLRKKKSAMTQRMVMAGSKMPMDDLKDKSRPMLSPEDLKAINGINGKPFDMNVIDEEVKRGELEHWVISQGKDMMLHPFHIHGCRFQVLSINGEQPSPHLMGWKDTVPVFPQGITEVLVRFEHEAQRNLPYMAHCHILEHEDTGMMIQFTVT, from the coding sequence ATGGATCGTCGCACGTTTATAAAAAACTCAACATTAACTGGTATTGCTCTTTCTGCATTTCCCAGTACTTATTCATTTGGTTCGATATTAGATCCCGTTGCGAAAGCGCCGAATAATCTTCAGCCGCTTCCGATACCACCACTGATTGATACCAGCCAGAATGAGCTGACACAATTGAACATCATCAATGGAATGTCTGAGTTTTATAAAGGCATCTCAACCAAAACTTGTGGTATTAATGCCGACTTTCTTGGCCCAGCCTTAAAGGTGCGTAAAGGAAAAACAGCCAATATACAGGTCAATAATGATCTCGATGAAACCATCACACTTCATTGGCACGGGCTTGAAATACCAGGAAGTAAAGATGGGGGGCCTCATCAGATGGTAAAAGCCGGGGAGGCTTGGAAGGTTGAATTACCGATTACGCAGCCCGCAGCGACTTGTTGGTTTCACCCTCATCAGTACCCACGGACAGCCGAGCTAGTCATAAGAGGCATTGCCGGTCTTATTATTATTGAAGACGAAGAAAGCGACGCGCTTAATTTACCCTCAGATTGGGGGATCAATGATATCCCCGTCATAATCCAAGATCGTAAATTCAACAAACAGGGACAATTTGACTATGAGTTGTTGGATATCATTAACGTTGCAACCGGCTTTGCGGGTGACACCATGCTTGTCAATGGTGCCCTTAACCCGGTTGTGGATGTGCCCCAAGGTTGGGTTCGTTTTCGCGCTCTAAATGGTTCGAATGCAAGAAGTTATTTATTGTCTTTCTCCGACCATAGAGAGTTCTATGTGGTTGCCTCTGACTCTGGGTTTCTTGAAAAGCCAGTACCGATGAAGTCGATTCATGTCTCCGCGGGAGAACGATTTGAAATTTTAATCAAAGTGGATGAAAACACACAGTGTGATCTGGTCACACACCCTCTTCACCAAATGGGTATGATGGCTCCGCCTTTTGATGAGATTGTTCCTTTGTTAACCATTCGTTCAAATCAAACGGTGAGTAAAGGGACATTGCCGGAACAACTTACAACGATAAAACGTCATAAAATCGAAGATGTGAAAACAAAAAGAGATTTTGTTTTAGAGATGGGGGAAGGGTTAGATTATCAAGCAATGATGCTTTTAAGAAAGAAAAAATCGGCTATGACTCAGCGAATGGTTATGGCTGGCAGTAAGATGCCAATGGACGATTTGAAAGACAAGAGTCGTCCAATGTTGTCACCTGAAGATTTGAAGGCGATCAATGGCATAAATGGCAAACCTTTTGACATGAATGTTATCGATGAGGAAGTGAAGCGAGGAGAGTTGGAACATTGGGTTATTAGTCAGGGAAAAGATATGATGCTCCACCCTTTCCATATTCATGGTTGTCGATTCCAAGTTCTTTCAATCAACGGTGAACAGCCATCCCCGCATCTCATGGGTTGGAAAGATACAGTACCAGTATTTCCGCAAGGCATTACTGAAGTTCTTGTTAGGTTTGAGCATGAAGCGCAACGCAACTTACCTTATATGGCACACTGTCATATATTAGAACATGAAGATACTGGAATGATGATTCAGTTTACAGTGACCTGA
- a CDS encoding SUMF1/EgtB/PvdO family nonheme iron enzyme: MRQGFPTLLFALAPCLMTSAVFAEATQVAITSSVTDIDSSLFEKHADLTAVEKKLADKQNEVDSQAKQTARLVKLLAQAERALAKAKASLEQDYTRMIDEPDFDISPAQNHFQDAWKRVKEGKLTISNSEQKQQSLVMELEAIQAEKAATETSIDNLNQKKLRARAERLRNEITQKETHTVSFTNRCSNDMTLAQCSDQTVTLALQKAVKQFQHNLIDKATESKTVKAHLASASLNIHVLQHKVESSGFSEDNRYRVVIAANLETRPNKNTACRLLDIQSSNCFTQSEQQANNQQKEVAWVTLVIRSNQYNDTVSINGVKYGSTPVEVMLPIGQHMITIEKEGYLSFHQELKIARDYNLRAVLQAKQNSLNVGTKFADPIKANTQSPEMIVVGSGRYLLGENNAQQITIKKPFALAATLTRVQDFRAFVENTGYQTDAELMKTCDTFINDEITTVSDNNWQSPGFKQVDNAPVVCVSQNDAKAYTRWLSKSTGFSYRLPTPQEWEAAARAGQGTNFWWGNEFRSGKANTGWAGTPWSNVSTSPVKSFSPTPTGFYDMVGNVWEWTNLQQGLAKGGAWSFSPEKSKVFSELHVPTTTAANYLGFRVLREL, from the coding sequence ATGCGCCAAGGTTTTCCTACTCTACTATTTGCACTTGCTCCCTGCTTAATGACGTCAGCTGTTTTTGCAGAAGCGACACAGGTCGCTATCACATCATCGGTCACCGACATTGACAGCTCACTTTTCGAAAAGCATGCCGACTTAACCGCTGTTGAGAAGAAACTGGCTGACAAACAAAATGAAGTCGATAGCCAAGCAAAGCAAACCGCACGTCTAGTCAAGCTATTGGCTCAAGCAGAACGAGCACTCGCTAAGGCGAAAGCCAGCCTAGAGCAAGATTACACACGCATGATTGATGAACCCGATTTCGATATCTCGCCAGCTCAAAACCACTTCCAAGACGCTTGGAAGAGAGTTAAAGAAGGCAAGCTTACGATTTCAAACTCAGAGCAGAAGCAGCAAAGCTTAGTGATGGAACTTGAGGCTATTCAGGCCGAGAAAGCAGCGACAGAAACTTCAATCGACAATTTGAATCAAAAAAAGCTAAGAGCCAGAGCCGAGCGACTAAGAAACGAGATCACTCAAAAAGAAACACACACCGTCAGCTTTACTAATCGTTGCAGCAACGACATGACACTGGCGCAATGTTCAGACCAAACGGTGACCTTAGCCCTTCAAAAAGCGGTAAAACAATTCCAACACAACCTTATAGATAAAGCGACTGAATCCAAAACAGTCAAAGCACACCTCGCGTCTGCTTCGCTGAACATTCACGTCCTTCAACATAAGGTGGAATCCTCTGGTTTCTCTGAAGATAACCGTTACCGAGTGGTGATTGCTGCCAATCTAGAAACACGTCCAAATAAGAACACAGCCTGTCGTCTGCTTGATATTCAATCCTCAAACTGTTTCACACAAAGTGAACAACAAGCCAACAATCAACAAAAAGAAGTCGCTTGGGTTACCTTGGTCATACGTTCAAACCAATACAATGACACGGTTTCTATCAACGGTGTGAAATATGGCAGTACACCCGTTGAAGTGATGCTACCAATAGGTCAACACATGATCACGATCGAGAAAGAAGGCTACCTTTCTTTCCATCAAGAATTGAAAATCGCTCGTGATTACAATCTAAGAGCGGTATTGCAAGCCAAGCAAAACTCATTGAATGTCGGCACCAAGTTCGCCGATCCGATAAAAGCCAATACTCAGAGTCCTGAAATGATTGTGGTCGGGTCGGGTCGGTATTTGTTAGGTGAAAACAACGCTCAACAAATTACGATTAAGAAGCCTTTCGCTCTCGCAGCCACACTGACCCGCGTTCAAGACTTTAGAGCATTTGTCGAAAACACAGGCTATCAAACAGACGCAGAGCTGATGAAGACTTGCGATACCTTCATCAATGACGAAATCACGACCGTTTCAGACAATAACTGGCAAAGCCCTGGCTTTAAGCAAGTCGATAACGCACCCGTGGTGTGTGTTAGCCAAAACGATGCTAAGGCTTACACCCGTTGGTTATCTAAAAGCACCGGCTTCAGCTACCGTTTACCGACACCACAAGAGTGGGAAGCCGCCGCGAGAGCGGGGCAAGGGACCAACTTCTGGTGGGGCAATGAATTCCGTTCAGGCAAGGCGAATACCGGTTGGGCAGGCACGCCGTGGTCAAACGTCAGCACATCTCCAGTTAAGTCATTTTCACCAACACCAACAGGCTTCTACGACATGGTCGGTAATGTGTGGGAATGGACAAACCTTCAACAAGGTTTAGCAAAAGGGGGCGCTTGGAGCTTCTCGCCAGAAAAATCAAAAGTGTTTAGTGAACTCCATGTGCCAACGACAACCGCTGCGAATTACTTGGGGTTCAGAGTACTGCGAGAGTTGTAA
- a CDS encoding transglutaminase-like cysteine peptidase, whose protein sequence is MKPSFSLLLLVLTSFTSVALNKSDQRWIDAVSAAYGERAGKRVATWRLNMTHYDKLSEAEKLESVNRFFNQMYFVDDSILWGKNDYWATPLEFLGSNAGDCEDFTIAKYFSLLELGVPDKKLRLVYVKALELNQFHMVLAYYSTPSAEPLILDNLNPEIKRGSKRRDLRPIYSFNGKNLWLIKSAAGSGKLAGKSSRLSLWNDLRSRERALKLNKPIINYDE, encoded by the coding sequence ATGAAACCGTCGTTTTCTCTACTGTTGTTAGTCCTGACCTCTTTTACTTCTGTGGCACTCAATAAGAGCGATCAAAGATGGATTGATGCGGTCTCAGCAGCTTATGGTGAAAGAGCAGGAAAACGAGTCGCCACATGGCGCTTAAATATGACGCACTACGATAAATTAAGTGAAGCAGAGAAGCTCGAATCTGTTAATCGATTCTTCAACCAAATGTACTTTGTCGACGACAGCATACTTTGGGGAAAAAACGACTACTGGGCCACACCGCTGGAGTTTTTAGGTAGTAACGCCGGTGATTGTGAAGATTTCACTATCGCAAAGTACTTCTCTTTACTTGAGCTGGGTGTGCCCGACAAAAAATTACGATTGGTGTACGTCAAAGCGCTTGAGTTAAACCAATTCCATATGGTGTTGGCTTACTACTCAACCCCCAGTGCAGAACCACTTATTTTGGACAATTTAAACCCTGAAATAAAACGAGGGTCCAAACGCAGAGATCTACGACCAATATACAGTTTCAATGGTAAGAATCTTTGGCTGATTAAGTCGGCAGCAGGCAGCGGTAAGCTTGCTGGGAAATCGTCAAGGTTGAGCTTATGGAACGACTTACGTTCTCGTGAGCGCGCTCTAAAATTAAACAAACCCATTATCAATTACGATGAGTAG
- a CDS encoding PEGA domain-containing protein, whose product MTNFRISALLLALSPLWVSASLSAEELNQVDPVSAIDAKLTEKNSDIERIAATQISAAEHLKQQQNQKSKLQREGDELKAKRNRAKSVLDKQYSRLLEDPETDLVSFQKSYQDAWAAVKENQSAQLDNQQAINESEIHLSQLKQKQARLNNEQANLRESKVEARVKRIATELRESAVLETSYTTTCAATMTLGECAAQGKHLTNQKAVQTFKSQLLDQLTESTLAKQNLQGVQLNIHVQDSQAIKSGFSGNNAYSVQMQAQLQAKPEAVAACKLLNVSTRYCLTGRDAAVVKKNDKQWANVTVRSDQYNDSVTINGIKYGSTPLEVALPNGRHHVTISKQGYESYNRTVTISGSDTIWVKLLPSKNS is encoded by the coding sequence ATGACCAACTTTCGAATTTCAGCGCTTTTGCTTGCGCTATCCCCACTTTGGGTATCTGCATCGTTATCAGCTGAAGAACTGAATCAAGTCGATCCCGTTTCAGCTATCGATGCAAAGCTAACAGAGAAAAACTCAGATATTGAGCGTATTGCAGCGACCCAAATATCGGCGGCCGAACACCTCAAGCAGCAACAAAATCAAAAAAGTAAGTTGCAACGCGAAGGTGATGAACTTAAGGCTAAACGTAACAGAGCCAAGTCTGTACTCGACAAACAGTACAGTCGCTTACTGGAAGATCCAGAAACAGATTTAGTCTCTTTCCAGAAAAGCTATCAAGATGCTTGGGCTGCGGTTAAAGAAAACCAATCCGCTCAGTTAGACAACCAACAAGCGATCAACGAGAGCGAAATCCACCTTTCTCAACTCAAGCAAAAGCAAGCTCGACTGAATAATGAGCAGGCCAACTTAAGAGAGTCGAAAGTTGAAGCTCGCGTTAAACGTATTGCCACAGAACTGCGTGAAAGTGCGGTTCTTGAAACCAGTTACACCACCACATGTGCTGCAACAATGACACTCGGTGAGTGCGCAGCTCAAGGTAAACACCTGACCAATCAAAAAGCCGTGCAAACGTTCAAGAGCCAATTACTTGATCAGCTCACAGAAAGCACATTGGCTAAGCAAAACTTACAAGGTGTACAACTGAACATCCATGTTCAAGATAGCCAAGCAATCAAAAGTGGCTTCTCAGGGAACAACGCTTACTCCGTACAAATGCAAGCTCAGCTTCAAGCTAAACCTGAAGCGGTCGCCGCATGTAAACTATTAAATGTTTCAACGCGCTACTGTTTAACAGGTCGTGATGCAGCGGTAGTTAAGAAAAATGATAAACAGTGGGCTAACGTGACAGTTCGCTCTGATCAATACAATGATTCAGTGACAATTAACGGCATTAAATATGGGAGTACACCTCTTGAAGTTGCGCTCCCAAATGGCCGTCATCACGTAACCATCTCAAAACAGGGTTACGAGTCTTACAACCGTACCGTCACCATCAGCGGCAGTGACACGATCTGGGTTAAGCTTCTTCCTAGCAAAAACAGTTAA
- a CDS encoding HlyD family type I secretion periplasmic adaptor subunit, whose protein sequence is MSQKNFSKLNETELEYVDDKTAALLLNTPTSARIMLWVIVLFFIAAIGWAAWAEIDKVTVGQGKVIPSSQIQVVQNLEGGLVKEILVREGQQVQKGQQLLLIDDTRFRSDFREREQQVANLTANVLMLSASFNSVVVNEEFSVENWKNSVQLDYGKLAFPPRFYELQPKLVNRQKAEYRQDLNNLKNQLSVFDQQVEQKQQDLIEIKARVNNLRQSYQFARQELDITRPLADEGVVPRIELLKLQRQVNDTRREMTSSELKIPLLRSAIKEAMLSRIDAAQSFRSEQQEKLNQAQDKLSAMTESSVGLEDRVNRTVVVSPVTGTVKTLGINTVGGVIQPGMDIVEIVPTEDSLLVEAKIAPQDIAFLRPELTAIVKFSAYDFTKYGGLEGVLEHISADTTQDEEGNSYYIVRVRTEKYSFGHNEELPIIPGMTASVDIITGKRTVLEYMLKPILSAQNNALKE, encoded by the coding sequence ATGAGTCAGAAGAATTTCAGCAAATTGAACGAAACCGAACTAGAGTACGTCGATGATAAAACTGCGGCTCTACTGCTCAATACGCCAACCAGTGCACGTATTATGCTGTGGGTGATCGTTCTGTTTTTTATTGCTGCTATTGGATGGGCCGCATGGGCTGAGATCGACAAAGTCACCGTTGGGCAAGGTAAAGTCATCCCCTCTTCTCAAATCCAAGTGGTACAAAACCTTGAAGGTGGCTTAGTAAAAGAGATATTGGTCAGAGAGGGACAACAAGTTCAAAAAGGTCAACAACTTCTCTTGATTGATGACACTCGATTCCGTTCTGACTTTCGAGAACGCGAACAACAAGTCGCAAATTTAACGGCCAATGTATTGATGCTCTCGGCTTCATTTAACAGTGTTGTCGTTAACGAAGAATTCTCCGTCGAAAACTGGAAAAACAGTGTCCAACTCGACTACGGCAAGCTTGCTTTTCCACCAAGATTCTACGAACTTCAACCTAAATTGGTGAATCGCCAAAAAGCAGAATATCGTCAAGACCTCAACAACCTGAAAAATCAACTATCCGTATTTGATCAACAAGTTGAGCAAAAACAACAAGATCTTATTGAAATAAAAGCGCGTGTTAATAATTTAAGGCAAAGTTACCAATTTGCCCGCCAAGAGTTAGACATTACCCGACCACTTGCAGATGAAGGCGTAGTACCAAGAATTGAACTACTTAAGCTTCAAAGGCAAGTGAATGATACACGCCGAGAAATGACCTCTAGCGAACTTAAAATCCCTCTCCTTCGCTCGGCAATCAAAGAAGCCATGTTGAGTCGTATCGATGCCGCGCAGAGTTTCCGCTCAGAACAACAAGAAAAACTCAACCAAGCACAAGACAAACTGTCGGCCATGACCGAATCTTCAGTTGGTCTTGAAGATAGAGTCAATCGCACCGTGGTGGTCTCTCCTGTCACAGGAACCGTCAAAACCTTAGGCATTAATACTGTCGGTGGTGTCATTCAGCCGGGTATGGATATCGTAGAAATAGTGCCAACTGAAGACTCTCTTTTAGTTGAGGCAAAAATCGCCCCACAAGACATCGCTTTCTTACGTCCAGAACTCACAGCCATTGTTAAATTCAGTGCTTATGATTTCACTAAATATGGCGGTCTAGAAGGCGTATTAGAACACATCAGTGCAGATACCACTCAGGATGAAGAAGGCAACAGCTATTACATCGTGCGTGTACGTACAGAGAAATACAGCTTTGGCCATAACGAAGAGCTGCCTATCATCCCTGGTATGACGGCTTCTGTCGATATTATTACGGGTAAAAGAACGGTGCTTGAGTACATGTTGAAACCAATCCTAAGTGCCCAAAACAACGCACTTAAGGAGTAA
- the pdxH gene encoding pyridoxamine 5'-phosphate oxidase gives MELTDIRREYAQGGLRRKDLAEDPIDQFNLWLEQAIEAKLTDPTAMTVATVDEHGQPFQRIVLLKNVDKNGFVFFTNLGSRKAHHLEHNNKISLHFPWHPLERQVHINGTAEKLTALENIKYFSSRPKESQLAAIASKQSSRISARGVLEGKYLELKQKFAKGEIPVPSFWGGFRVRVDSIEFWQGGEHRLHDRFLFSRQDNHWDVDRLAP, from the coding sequence ATGGAACTGACAGATATTCGTCGTGAATACGCTCAGGGTGGATTGAGACGTAAAGACTTGGCCGAAGACCCAATTGACCAATTTAATCTTTGGTTAGAACAAGCCATTGAAGCTAAGTTAACAGACCCAACGGCGATGACAGTCGCGACAGTTGACGAACATGGTCAACCTTTCCAACGAATTGTTTTACTTAAGAATGTTGATAAAAATGGCTTCGTTTTTTTCACAAACTTAGGCAGTCGTAAAGCGCATCATCTTGAGCACAATAACAAAATCAGTTTGCATTTCCCTTGGCATCCCCTCGAGCGACAAGTGCATATAAACGGCACGGCTGAAAAGTTGACAGCGTTGGAAAATATAAAATATTTTTCGTCTCGCCCGAAAGAGAGTCAATTGGCCGCTATCGCCAGTAAACAAAGTAGCCGAATTTCTGCTCGTGGAGTTTTGGAAGGTAAGTATTTAGAGCTTAAGCAGAAGTTCGCAAAAGGAGAAATTCCGGTGCCTTCTTTTTGGGGAGGCTTCCGAGTGCGTGTGGATAGCATTGAATTTTGGCAAGGGGGTGAACATCGTTTGCACGACCGTTTCCTTTTTTCTCGTCAAGACAACCATTGGGATGTCGATCGCCTAGCGCCATAG